From a single Ignavibacteria bacterium genomic region:
- a CDS encoding ATP-binding protein, whose product MPLRLETNEKGYIKRRESDDLEFKENFHLGNNLLEYLRSLVGMANNHGGRIIFGIKDKPRIPVGMTNDKFVTCDPAKISALLLEYFSPSLEWEMNTVEFQGKKFGSLSVEEAATKPVVCKKNGDNTLRESAIYYRYRGQTREIQYPELINILAKEREKERLLWMQHIERIARIGPQNINLLDTYNGEILTDNKKILLSEELLSKIKFVKEGHFIEKGGAPTLTLMGEISGLVNTETIFPPDKAYPYSSNDIQEKCKINQYDFQAIIWKYKVKGNPKYHTKIKAGKKSCLHKYTEEFLSRIQNLLKRKPHILKILRKEFRNERRTKKETA is encoded by the coding sequence ATGCCCCTAAGATTAGAAACAAATGAAAAGGGTTATATCAAAAGAAGGGAATCTGATGATTTGGAGTTCAAGGAAAATTTTCATCTTGGGAATAACCTACTTGAATACCTTCGCTCATTAGTCGGAATGGCAAATAATCATGGTGGGAGAATCATCTTCGGAATAAAAGATAAGCCCCGAATTCCTGTTGGTATGACCAATGATAAATTTGTAACCTGTGACCCAGCCAAAATAAGCGCTTTGTTACTTGAATACTTTTCACCTTCACTTGAATGGGAAATGAATACTGTGGAATTTCAGGGGAAGAAGTTTGGAAGTCTGTCCGTTGAGGAAGCTGCTACCAAGCCTGTTGTATGTAAGAAAAATGGCGATAATACTTTACGTGAAAGTGCAATTTACTATCGCTACCGCGGACAAACAAGAGAAATCCAGTACCCCGAATTAATAAATATTTTAGCCAAAGAAAGAGAAAAGGAACGGCTGTTATGGATGCAGCATATTGAAAGAATTGCAAGGATAGGGCCACAGAATATTAATCTTTTAGACACTTATAATGGTGAGATTTTAACTGACAACAAAAAAATACTCCTTTCAGAAGAGTTATTAAGTAAAATAAAATTTGTCAAGGAGGGCCATTTTATTGAAAAAGGTGGGGCTCCTACCTTAACATTAATGGGTGAAATATCAGGCCTGGTTAATACTGAGACAATATTTCCCCCAGATAAAGCATATCCATATAGCTCAAATGACATTCAAGAAAAATGCAAAATCAATCAGTATGATTTTCAAGCGATTATTTGGAAATATAAAGTAAAAGGAAACCCCAAATACCATACTAAAATTAAAGCTGGTAAAAAATCTTGTCTCCATAAGTATACGGAAGAATTTTTGAGTCGTATACAAAATTTATTAAAGAGAAAGCCCCACATTCTAAAAATACTAAGAAAAGAATTTCGCAATGAAAGGCGGACTAAAAAAGAAACGGCATGA
- a CDS encoding restriction endonuclease, whose amino-acid sequence MPIPDFQSVMLPLMKYASDDKEHTLRETSDCLAKEFNLTEEEKTELLPSGSQAIFDNRVGWAKTHLSKAGLLFSPRRSVFTISERGKQVLQSNPPIINMAFLRQFPEYVEFTKPARKNGSHSTTGKNEERLSDNTPEEALEYAYQEIKTSLAEELLGKVKSSPSDFFERLVVELLVKMGYGGSLKDAGRATRKVKDEGIDGIIKEDKLGLDVIYVQAKRWEGSVGRPEIQKFVGALAGQGANKGIFITTSCFSNDALNYIPRNDTKIVLIDGQKLAEYMIEYNVGVTTVKSFEIKKIDSDYFEM is encoded by the coding sequence ATGCCGATTCCTGATTTTCAATCCGTAATGCTTCCCTTGATGAAATATGCCAGTGATGATAAAGAACATACCCTGCGGGAAACAAGTGACTGCTTAGCAAAAGAATTTAATTTGACCGAAGAAGAGAAAACAGAATTATTACCCAGCGGAAGCCAGGCAATTTTTGATAACAGAGTTGGTTGGGCAAAAACCCACCTCTCAAAGGCAGGCCTGCTTTTTTCTCCGCGGCGTTCAGTATTTACTATCTCTGAAAGAGGGAAACAGGTCCTTCAGAGTAATCCCCCAATAATAAACATGGCTTTTCTTCGCCAGTTCCCCGAATATGTTGAATTTACAAAACCAGCCAGGAAGAATGGATCCCACTCGACCACAGGTAAAAACGAAGAAAGATTATCAGATAATACTCCCGAGGAAGCTTTAGAATATGCTTATCAGGAAATTAAAACCTCTTTGGCAGAAGAGTTACTAGGAAAGGTGAAAAGCTCTCCGTCTGACTTTTTTGAAAGGCTTGTTGTTGAATTACTCGTAAAGATGGGATATGGAGGCTCACTTAAAGATGCAGGGCGGGCGACACGGAAAGTAAAAGATGAGGGAATCGACGGGATAATAAAGGAGGATAAGCTCGGATTGGATGTTATTTATGTTCAAGCAAAAAGATGGGAGGGTTCTGTTGGAAGACCTGAAATACAGAAGTTTGTGGGGGCTCTTGCTGGGCAGGGTGCAAACAAAGGAATTTTTATTACCACTTCCTGCTTTTCAAATGACGCTCTAAATTACATTCCAAGAAATGACACTAAAATAGTTCTGATTGATGGCCAAAAATTAGCAGAGTATATGATTGAGTATAATGTCGGTGTTACTACTGTTAAAAGTTTTGAAATTAAAAAGATCGACTCCGACTATTTTGAAATGTAG
- a CDS encoding GIY-YIG nuclease family protein, producing the protein MAYYLYILKSRSAEKFYVGSSEHPQTRLTYHNTFEKGFTSRYRPWEIVFTKEYSGKSEAQSAERKVKSWKSSIMIRRLINNELQI; encoded by the coding sequence ATGGCATACTACCTGTATATATTGAAATCCCGGTCTGCAGAAAAATTCTACGTCGGCTCTTCGGAACATCCCCAAACAAGACTCACTTATCATAATACTTTTGAAAAAGGTTTTACTTCAAGATACAGGCCGTGGGAAATTGTTTTCACAAAGGAATATTCCGGCAAGTCTGAAGCACAGAGTGCTGAAAGAAAGGTCAAATCCTGGAAAAGTTCTATTATGATCAGGCGCTTAATAAATAATGAGCTTCAGATATAG
- a CDS encoding fatty acid desaturase produces MLANYQTSHTLKSVWQLLNSFIPFFITWYLMFLSVEYSYWLTLLLAIPEAGFLVRIFIIQHDCGHGSFFKSKKANNIVGLFCSFFTWTPYFYWRKGHGIHHANAGNLEGRGIGDVYTITVKEYLQKSKWERIKYRLYRHPLFLFLFIPAIVFIIWYRFPTSKNKALKKVEPNVYWTDLVLILLVGTMIWLVSLKMFLLIQLPIIFISTSIGNWLFYVQHQFEETYWANKEEWNYSKAAIQGSSYYKLPKVLQWFSGNIGFHHIHHLNPGIPNYLLEKCYRKTPALQKAPVLTIRKSFRSMMLHLWDEEQKKLISFRQLKHRGI; encoded by the coding sequence ATGCTCGCGAATTATCAGACATCTCATACACTCAAAAGTGTCTGGCAGCTTCTAAATTCCTTTATCCCCTTTTTCATTACCTGGTATCTTATGTTTCTCTCTGTTGAATACAGCTATTGGCTGACACTGCTTTTGGCAATACCTGAGGCCGGCTTTCTGGTGCGTATTTTTATAATTCAGCACGATTGCGGCCACGGATCTTTTTTCAAATCAAAGAAGGCAAATAATATTGTAGGCCTCTTCTGCAGTTTCTTTACCTGGACTCCCTACTTTTACTGGCGGAAAGGTCATGGCATCCATCATGCCAATGCCGGCAATCTTGAGGGCAGAGGCATTGGGGACGTTTATACCATAACAGTCAAAGAATATCTGCAGAAGTCCAAATGGGAAAGGATCAAGTACAGGCTTTACCGCCATCCTTTATTTTTATTCCTTTTTATTCCGGCAATTGTTTTTATTATATGGTACAGGTTTCCGACTTCGAAAAATAAAGCCTTAAAAAAGGTTGAGCCGAATGTATACTGGACAGATCTGGTGCTTATACTGCTTGTAGGAACAATGATATGGCTGGTCAGCCTGAAAATGTTTCTTCTTATTCAGCTTCCCATAATTTTCATCTCAACATCCATTGGCAACTGGCTGTTTTACGTCCAGCATCAGTTCGAAGAAACATACTGGGCAAACAAGGAAGAGTGGAATTATTCAAAAGCAGCCATTCAGGGCAGTTCATATTACAAATTGCCCAAAGTCCTGCAATGGTTTTCCGGAAATATCGGATTCCATCATATCCATCACTTAAACCCCGGGATACCGAATTACCTGCTGGAGAAGTGCTACAGGAAGACTCCCGCGCTGCAGAAGGCTCCGGTATTAACAATCCGCAAAAGCTTCAGGAGTATGATGCTTCACCTCTGGGATGAGGAGCAGAAAAAACTTATCAGCTTCAGGCAATTAAAACACCGGGGCATTTAA
- a CDS encoding cellulase family glycosylhydrolase, with the protein MEPPTEGGWNNSAVKEYYFDDYKSAGFTCIRIPVRWEKHTMENAPYTVDQAWLARVEQVVDWGLQRGLYIIINAHHEDWLKQNYSIKNYRDRFDSIWAQVAFRFKDKSDKLLFEILNEPFGMSVQQVNDLNQRIIPIIRKTNPTRIIIYSGNDYTPSGALMAAAIPKDNYIMGYFHSYDPWNFAGLGQGTWGTASDVNSIKAMFQTVAQWSAKNNIPVMISEFGAVKSCDYNSRMYHYSTYVSEALNNGIAFQAWDDGGDFGLYNRSGRSWDEIKDILTKTYPQGPTALTASVVNDTNVTLKWTNRTSSGSGIRIERKTDAGQFTGIAALSPDAVSFNDTGLEPGKTYYYRVVTISNSPADMYSYPVKVTIIPKNRSSYKGIPFDAPGTIEAEDYDIGGEGLTYHDTDPANVPGAYRPSEGVDIEARPGGYQLAYVAAGEWLEYTLNVKQAGVYTITAYTASMDGGGKFRFEFGGTATQALAVPKTGSWTTLVPVSIKANLSKGLQIMRLSLVAVPSFNIDRFVITSDTDASVNEEQAQVPMFSVYPNPAGNHLNVRFNSTFNDGTVELYNILGELVKRDKLNGGTTTLQLNNLSKGVYFLKAVINQSKPLTQKIIIQ; encoded by the coding sequence ATGGAACCTCCCACTGAAGGCGGGTGGAATAACAGTGCCGTAAAGGAGTATTACTTTGATGATTATAAAAGTGCTGGTTTTACCTGCATACGTATTCCCGTCAGGTGGGAAAAGCATACAATGGAAAACGCTCCTTACACAGTGGACCAGGCGTGGCTGGCAAGAGTTGAACAGGTTGTAGACTGGGGGCTGCAGCGCGGACTTTATATAATTATAAATGCACATCATGAGGACTGGCTGAAGCAAAATTACTCGATTAAAAACTACAGGGACCGCTTCGACAGCATTTGGGCTCAGGTAGCATTCAGGTTTAAGGACAAATCCGATAAATTGTTATTTGAAATTCTTAATGAACCCTTCGGGATGTCTGTCCAGCAGGTCAATGATCTTAATCAGAGAATTATTCCGATAATCCGTAAAACAAACCCCACACGTATTATCATTTATTCAGGAAATGATTATACCCCTTCAGGTGCATTAATGGCTGCAGCCATTCCAAAGGATAATTACATCATGGGCTACTTTCACTCCTATGATCCATGGAACTTTGCAGGCCTGGGACAGGGCACCTGGGGCACTGCCTCAGACGTAAACAGCATAAAAGCCATGTTTCAAACTGTTGCTCAGTGGTCAGCTAAAAATAACATTCCTGTAATGATCAGTGAATTTGGCGCCGTAAAATCCTGCGATTACAACAGCCGCATGTATCATTACTCAACTTATGTCTCGGAAGCCCTGAATAACGGAATAGCTTTTCAGGCCTGGGATGACGGCGGGGATTTCGGGCTGTATAACAGAAGCGGCCGCTCGTGGGATGAAATAAAAGATATTCTTACAAAAACTTATCCACAGGGTCCCACAGCATTGACTGCATCAGTTGTAAACGATACAAATGTAACTCTGAAGTGGACAAACCGGACGAGCTCGGGCAGCGGAATAAGAATCGAGAGAAAGACTGATGCCGGCCAGTTTACCGGAATTGCAGCATTAAGTCCTGATGCTGTTTCATTTAATGACACTGGATTAGAACCCGGGAAAACATATTACTACCGGGTAGTTACCATCTCGAACAGCCCGGCGGATATGTATTCCTATCCTGTTAAAGTCACTATAATTCCCAAAAACAGAAGCTCCTATAAAGGAATCCCCTTTGATGCACCCGGCACAATTGAAGCAGAAGATTACGATATCGGCGGCGAGGGCTTAACCTATCACGACACTGATCCCGCCAATGTTCCAGGCGCCTACAGGCCTTCGGAAGGTGTGGATATAGAAGCGCGTCCGGGCGGATATCAGCTTGCTTACGTTGCTGCCGGAGAATGGCTTGAATATACACTGAATGTCAAACAGGCTGGTGTTTATACAATTACGGCTTATACCGCGTCCATGGATGGAGGCGGGAAATTCCGGTTTGAATTCGGGGGTACTGCCACACAGGCTCTGGCCGTACCCAAAACAGGCAGCTGGACAACCCTTGTGCCAGTGAGTATTAAGGCCAATTTAAGCAAAGGGCTGCAGATAATGCGTTTAAGCTTAGTTGCAGTGCCCTCTTTTAATATCGACCGGTTTGTTATAACTTCGGATACGGATGCTTCAGTAAATGAAGAGCAGGCCCAGGTCCCTATGTTTAGCGTTTATCCTAATCCGGCAGGAAATCATTTAAATGTCAGGTTTAATTCCACGTTTAATGATGGGACAGTTGAGCTTTATAACATTTTAGGAGAATTGGTAAAAAGGGATAAGCTGAATGGCGGCACTACGACATTGCAGTTAAATAACCTGTCAAAGGGAGTCTACTTCCTGAAAGCTGTCATTAATCAGTCAAAGCCATTAACACAAAAGATAATTATTCAATAA
- a CDS encoding T9SS type A sorting domain-containing protein, whose protein sequence is MKKLLLLFFLSFTFYSVLNAQRLDTLSSRYVGPGVLYSDIIARDVPWTIKVLRVNLKNPFISLEAVKAKESYYGYERTSAMAQRRTSPGHFVVGAINADYYDTKNGAITNIQIGKGQIYRGPIVSTLIGFDTNNKPMMDICTLNSFVVSGDSLLKINEVNQTRGSDKLILYNFYMGASTGTNAYGSEVLVTPTTEWLVNDTLKCVVEKVEKNVGNMAIPAGKAVLSGHGIAASFINNNFHVGDTVKLYMGLSTDLKKIKELVGGHPRLVKNGVNYLDEALKRGEPGSSTTTAAPRSIAGISKDSTYLYLVTLDGRQTSSAGAILDDLANLMIRLGLYDAFNLDGGGSTTMVVRNSVMNSPSDGNERSVANCLLVVSSAPKVPETLGKVAFTYNYNKFLIYCAQKLQLSVYANDINDNEAAIDATQLSFSVSPELGTVDSKGLFTASKTPANGYLYLRYKNFSDSSYVSLIPINKLSVTPKTAVIDGSTPVKLTATAYASDLTERTLSISDISWTSLDTSIATVKADGSVLGKNEGKVKIAASFLSNVTDTAEVTVMIGRGTPVVAQMDSLTGWTFAGSYLDLAASKLEVSNDIKSEGAASFKVGFNYAYNTTYNNLVYLNCNIPFYGLPDTVFIDAKSDTSVSSAFLIVVNGQNKSFKIPASSDISGSDKFRTIAFPFKNNIPLNTVALTYPVKLARIVVQPQYNDTRRVAGQKYSGTFYLDNMRLHYPAEVTAVEESGTKMPQGYSLKQNYPNPFNPSTIIEFSIMQEGNTSLKVFDLLGREVAVLLNGRLNAGGHRAVWNASGVPSGIYFYRLQSGNFVETKKMMLVR, encoded by the coding sequence ATGAAAAAACTTCTACTTTTATTTTTTCTTTCATTTACATTTTACTCTGTACTGAATGCTCAAAGACTTGATACTCTTTCGAGCCGTTATGTGGGACCCGGTGTGCTTTATTCAGATATTATTGCACGGGATGTCCCCTGGACAATCAAGGTTTTGAGAGTTAACCTAAAAAACCCATTCATTTCGCTCGAAGCCGTTAAAGCCAAGGAATCTTACTACGGCTATGAAAGGACCAGTGCGATGGCACAGCGCAGGACCTCTCCGGGCCACTTTGTTGTCGGCGCAATTAATGCCGATTACTACGACACGAAAAACGGAGCAATTACCAATATACAGATCGGAAAAGGCCAGATATACAGGGGCCCGATTGTATCAACACTTATCGGCTTCGACACAAATAACAAGCCTATGATGGATATTTGTACGTTGAACTCTTTTGTCGTCAGCGGCGATTCATTACTGAAAATCAATGAGGTTAATCAGACGCGCGGGTCAGACAAGCTGATCCTTTATAACTTCTACATGGGAGCTTCCACGGGAACCAATGCTTATGGCAGTGAAGTTCTTGTAACGCCTACTACCGAATGGCTGGTAAACGACACGCTCAAATGCGTGGTGGAAAAAGTTGAAAAAAATGTTGGAAATATGGCTATCCCGGCGGGAAAAGCTGTACTTTCGGGCCACGGAATTGCGGCTTCTTTTATAAATAATAATTTTCACGTGGGCGATACTGTAAAACTGTACATGGGGCTTAGCACTGACCTGAAGAAAATCAAAGAGCTCGTTGGCGGTCACCCCAGGCTTGTTAAAAACGGTGTCAACTACCTTGATGAAGCCCTCAAAAGAGGAGAACCGGGTTCAAGCACTACAACAGCTGCACCCCGCTCCATAGCAGGTATTTCAAAGGACAGTACTTATCTCTACCTGGTAACCCTCGACGGCCGTCAGACAAGCAGCGCCGGAGCCATACTTGATGACCTGGCTAATCTTATGATCAGACTGGGCCTTTACGATGCCTTTAACCTTGATGGCGGCGGATCTACCACGATGGTTGTGAGAAATTCTGTAATGAATTCTCCATCCGATGGCAACGAGCGTTCAGTGGCAAACTGCCTCCTCGTTGTTTCTTCTGCTCCAAAGGTTCCGGAGACGCTGGGCAAAGTGGCTTTTACTTACAATTACAACAAGTTTCTTATCTACTGCGCACAAAAGCTTCAGCTGAGCGTGTATGCAAATGATATTAATGATAACGAAGCCGCAATTGATGCTACGCAGCTGAGTTTCAGCGTGTCTCCTGAACTGGGTACAGTTGACAGCAAGGGGCTTTTTACCGCCTCCAAAACACCGGCCAATGGATACCTGTACCTCAGGTATAAGAATTTCTCGGATTCTTCTTATGTCAGCTTAATACCTATAAACAAACTGTCAGTTACGCCGAAGACCGCGGTTATTGACGGTTCAACTCCTGTAAAACTGACTGCCACTGCTTATGCCAGCGATCTGACCGAAAGAACTCTTTCTATATCTGACATCAGCTGGACATCCCTTGATACCAGTATAGCTACCGTCAAGGCTGATGGATCGGTACTTGGAAAGAATGAGGGAAAGGTTAAAATCGCCGCTTCTTTTCTTAGTAATGTTACCGATACTGCAGAAGTAACCGTCATGATCGGAAGGGGAACTCCTGTGGTTGCACAGATGGACAGCCTTACGGGCTGGACATTTGCCGGCTCTTACCTGGATTTGGCAGCTTCAAAGCTTGAAGTATCAAATGACATTAAATCCGAAGGAGCAGCTTCATTTAAGGTCGGTTTTAACTATGCATATAATACGACTTACAATAACCTCGTTTACCTGAACTGCAATATTCCTTTTTACGGCCTGCCGGATACAGTATTTATAGATGCCAAATCGGATACTTCTGTATCTTCCGCCTTTCTTATTGTGGTAAACGGACAGAATAAATCATTCAAAATACCCGCATCTTCAGATATCTCGGGCAGTGATAAATTCAGGACTATTGCCTTCCCATTCAAGAATAATATTCCTCTGAACACTGTCGCACTGACATATCCTGTTAAGCTGGCAAGGATAGTTGTTCAGCCGCAGTATAATGATACGCGCAGAGTAGCCGGACAAAAATATTCCGGAACATTTTATCTCGATAATATGAGACTGCATTACCCCGCAGAAGTAACCGCAGTTGAAGAATCCGGTACGAAAATGCCGCAAGGATATTCCTTAAAGCAGAATTACCCGAATCCCTTTAATCCCTCGACCATAATCGAGTTCAGCATAATGCAGGAAGGGAATACTTCTCTTAAAGTATTCGATTTATTGGGAAGGGAAGTGGCAGTACTGTTAAACGGAAGACTTAACGCCGGAGGCCACAGGGCCGTATGGAATGCATCAGGAGTTCCAAGCGGAATTTATTTCTACAGACTCCAAAGCGGAAACTTTGTTGAGACTAAGAAAATGATGCTGGTAAGATAA
- the rsgA gene encoding ribosome small subunit-dependent GTPase A encodes MNTEPGKAERLGFDEWFRNNQASREPSDTSVARVISVNKNNFIVSDGKNEIFAELAGRFMYEADSPLDLPAVGDWVSVRLFNDDTFAVIFDIFPRKSLLKRKTAGSKVEYQLIAANIDVAIIIQALDSNYNIRRLERYLVMINEGGIKPFVFLSKSDLASPDEIEKKKSEILRSFPGLDILAFSNQHASDMDSIKGILAPRKTYCLLGSSGVGKTTLINNLISEDLFKTQPIREKDGRGKHTTTRRELIVLNNGAIIIDNPGMRELGVISAENGIDETFGEIAELSKQCRFSDCTHTVEKGCAVLNALEEGIISKERYSNYMKMQKESLYHEMSYVEKRQKDKKFGKYVRSILKYKNDKK; translated from the coding sequence ATGAATACAGAGCCTGGAAAAGCTGAAAGGCTGGGCTTTGATGAATGGTTCAGAAATAATCAGGCTTCCCGGGAGCCGTCTGATACTTCTGTGGCCAGAGTTATTTCTGTTAACAAAAATAACTTTATTGTCTCGGATGGCAAAAATGAAATCTTTGCAGAGCTGGCAGGCAGGTTTATGTATGAGGCGGATTCCCCGCTGGATCTTCCTGCCGTTGGCGACTGGGTAAGCGTCCGTTTATTCAATGATGATACTTTTGCGGTTATATTTGATATCTTTCCGAGGAAGTCACTGTTAAAAAGAAAAACAGCAGGCAGCAAGGTTGAATACCAGCTGATTGCCGCAAATATTGATGTAGCCATAATTATCCAGGCGCTCGATTCAAACTACAACATTAGAAGACTGGAGCGATACCTGGTTATGATAAATGAGGGCGGAATCAAGCCTTTTGTCTTTTTAAGTAAGAGCGACCTGGCTTCCCCCGATGAAATTGAAAAAAAGAAATCGGAGATCCTTCGGTCTTTCCCGGGCCTTGACATTCTTGCCTTCAGCAACCAGCATGCTTCTGATATGGATTCGATAAAGGGAATATTAGCTCCCCGGAAAACCTACTGCCTGCTCGGCTCTTCTGGAGTCGGTAAGACCACTTTAATAAATAACCTCATCAGCGAGGATTTATTTAAGACTCAGCCGATTAGAGAAAAAGACGGAAGAGGAAAGCATACTACTACACGCCGCGAGCTGATTGTCCTAAATAACGGGGCTATTATTATCGATAACCCCGGAATGCGTGAGCTTGGTGTTATCTCGGCTGAAAATGGCATTGATGAGACTTTTGGTGAGATAGCGGAACTCTCAAAGCAATGCCGGTTTTCCGATTGCACGCACACTGTTGAAAAAGGCTGTGCAGTCTTAAACGCTCTGGAAGAAGGAATAATTTCAAAAGAACGCTACTCCAATTACATGAAAATGCAAAAGGAATCTTTATATCACGAGATGTCTTACGTGGAAAAAAGACAAAAGGATAAAAAGTTCGGGAAATATGTGCGTTCTATATTGAAATATAAAAATGATAAAAAATAA
- a CDS encoding LysE family translocator, whose translation MILAYFVKGFLIGLAMTISIGPLTIMCIRETLAAGQLRGLAVGLGASTGDLFYSSVAAFGITIISDFLIAERLWIHIIGGIILFFMGFRMFRAEPPDPKNHVPNGGTLKLYLSAAVIAFTNPITIFAFLALFATVGLAHEYSRIHALAIVSGVFIGSFIWFIVLTYVIKHLKHKLDMPKMRLANKIAGVLVLIAGIYAFASLLLD comes from the coding sequence ATGATATTAGCCTATTTCGTAAAAGGATTTCTAATTGGCCTTGCAATGACTATTTCCATCGGGCCCCTTACAATAATGTGTATTCGCGAGACACTTGCAGCGGGGCAATTGCGCGGGCTTGCCGTCGGTCTGGGGGCTTCAACAGGAGATCTTTTTTACAGTTCAGTTGCTGCTTTTGGCATTACTATAATTTCAGATTTCTTAATAGCCGAGAGATTATGGATTCATATTATAGGCGGGATAATTCTTTTCTTTATGGGGTTCAGGATGTTCCGTGCCGAACCGCCCGACCCGAAAAATCACGTTCCCAACGGCGGGACTCTTAAGTTATATCTTTCTGCGGCAGTAATTGCATTTACAAACCCGATCACAATTTTTGCTTTTCTTGCCCTTTTTGCCACAGTTGGTCTTGCACATGAGTATAGCCGTATTCATGCTCTTGCCATAGTTTCAGGGGTTTTCATCGGTTCATTTATCTGGTTCATAGTGCTTACTTATGTCATTAAGCATTTGAAGCACAAACTGGATATGCCTAAGATGCGACTGGCAAACAAAATTGCCGGGGTGCTGGTACTTATTGCAGGCATATACGCCTTTGCCAGCTTGCTTCTGGATTAG
- a CDS encoding ABC-F family ATP-binding cassette domain-containing protein, whose protein sequence is MSQISLNNVSFHYDTPFQEVFRSFSIVIDDKWKTALIGRNGRGKTTLFKLLSGMHLPSSGQVHVPFEIKYFPYFPADSNEITQRVIKESIAPFSFWEEKMTLLLEKGDEDSLKEYSAYFDLFMHFEGYTIDSAIEKEAAAIGLDMEVLCRPFNTLSGGEKTRALILPLFMRQDTFPLLDEPTDHLDLNGREHLAEYLSASKKGFIVASHDRYLLDRCTDHVISINKTDVKVMQGNYSTWRYQTGIEEEFEQRRYENIQRDIQSLEKAAQQKRKWSNKKEKEKNSAADSGFVSHKAAKLMKRATAIERRIENNIESRKDLLKNRESEHTLKMKGSSKLPERLISVNNLAVSIEGREIISGIYLNVFKGDRIAITGDNGTGKTTLLNAIEGTIPITNGDIFTAPNLKIARAYQSPLWQTGYLKDHLYEAGLEVTNFRFIMSAFKMTGEIFDHPLETFSKGQLRKIDLCRTIVSSPQLLIWDEPLNYLDIASREQLEDFLQNDEPTIIFVEHDRFFIESAATEIIRLEKTNV, encoded by the coding sequence ATGTCTCAGATATCATTAAATAATGTAAGCTTTCATTACGACACGCCTTTTCAGGAGGTCTTCCGCTCATTTTCAATTGTAATTGACGATAAATGGAAAACAGCACTTATAGGAAGAAACGGAAGAGGCAAGACTACCCTTTTTAAGCTTCTGTCGGGAATGCATTTGCCCTCTTCAGGACAGGTGCATGTGCCTTTTGAAATAAAATACTTTCCCTACTTCCCGGCCGATTCAAATGAAATTACTCAAAGAGTTATAAAGGAATCAATAGCACCTTTTTCTTTCTGGGAAGAGAAGATGACGCTCCTGCTCGAAAAGGGGGATGAGGATAGCCTGAAGGAGTATTCAGCTTACTTCGACCTCTTTATGCACTTTGAGGGATACACAATCGATTCGGCAATTGAAAAGGAAGCCGCAGCTATAGGCCTGGACATGGAGGTACTCTGCAGGCCGTTTAATACCTTAAGCGGGGGAGAAAAAACACGTGCCCTTATTCTGCCCCTTTTCATGAGGCAGGATACTTTCCCTCTTCTTGATGAACCGACGGACCACCTGGACCTGAACGGACGGGAACACCTGGCTGAGTATCTTTCCGCAAGTAAAAAGGGGTTTATTGTTGCCTCGCACGACAGGTATCTTCTTGACAGGTGCACAGATCACGTCATCTCAATAAACAAGACTGACGTAAAAGTAATGCAGGGAAATTATTCCACATGGCGTTACCAGACCGGTATTGAGGAAGAGTTCGAACAGAGGCGCTATGAGAATATTCAGCGTGATATCCAAAGCCTTGAAAAAGCAGCACAGCAGAAGAGAAAGTGGTCAAACAAAAAGGAAAAGGAAAAAAACAGCGCTGCTGACAGCGGCTTTGTTTCGCATAAAGCCGCAAAGCTGATGAAAAGGGCTACTGCAATTGAAAGGCGCATTGAAAATAATATTGAAAGCAGGAAAGACCTCCTTAAAAACAGGGAATCTGAACACACTCTTAAAATGAAAGGGAGCAGTAAACTCCCTGAGCGGCTTATTTCCGTAAACAACCTGGCCGTAAGCATAGAGGGCAGGGAAATCATTTCGGGAATATACCTGAATGTGTTTAAGGGTGACAGGATTGCAATTACCGGTGACAACGGGACGGGCAAGACTACACTTCTTAATGCAATTGAAGGGACTATTCCGATTACAAACGGCGATATATTTACCGCACCCAACTTAAAGATTGCACGCGCTTATCAGAGCCCCCTGTGGCAGACCGGATACCTTAAGGATCATTTATATGAAGCAGGCCTGGAGGTAACAAATTTCCGCTTCATAATGTCTGCATTTAAGATGACGGGCGAGATATTTGACCATCCGCTTGAGACTTTCAGCAAGGGACAGCTGCGGAAAATAGACCTCTGCCGGACTATTGTTTCCTCACCGCAGCTTCTAATATGGGATGAGCCGCTTAACTATCTCGATATCGCTTCACGCGAACAGCTGGAGGATTTTCTGCAGAATGATGAGCCGACAATTATTTTTGTCGAGCACGACAGGTTCTTTATTGAGTCTGCTGCAACGGAAATAATAAGGCTTGAAAAAACTAATGTATAG